One window from the genome of Salvia miltiorrhiza cultivar Shanhuang (shh) chromosome 7, IMPLAD_Smil_shh, whole genome shotgun sequence encodes:
- the LOC130994901 gene encoding uncharacterized protein LOC130994901, with protein MPTNIGSLPTDLLFEILLRLPADHLYERVRLVCRRWYHIIHSHAFINAQMHGATCGLLLSPLNDNNTLPLYVTADADGGIHTSELNHISKLGVLATCNGLVLELDDRRFPRLVNPTTKQSFLLPRGVSYAVVEYGFAYSAASLVCKVIAQHNVFHSPPRLQIDYGLDVLTVGVDESWRKVEDVYHLPDYVKRFFFNKAPLTSEGFLHWGRGRYCATFDVETENITLSEVPLPHQAYLERDYFYLSTGRCLSLLVACGDLSWEVWEMKSETGEWRKALPNVELGAEKCRIQQFSDRALEPLGWVKYPQVLALYFGAYYSEKQCRHCIFYNLDTHQLDSIELPHSYSRDYDAFPHKNNLIWLS; from the coding sequence ATGCCAACAAACATAGGGTCCCTCCCCACAGACCTATTGTTCGAAATCCTCCTCCGTTTGCCGGCCGATCATCTCTACGAGAGAGTGAGGCTCGTGTGCCGGCGGTGGTACCACATTATCCATTCTCATGCCTTCATCAACGCGCAGATGCACGGTGCTACCTGTGGACTCCTCCTATCACCCCTAAATGATAATAATACTCTGCCACTTTATGTAACAGCTGACGCAGATGGTGGAATCCACACATCTGAGCTAAATCACATCTCCAAATTGGGAGTTCTTGCTACCTGCAACGGTTTGGTTCTGGAGTTGGACGACAGACGCTTCCCTCGTCTTGTGAATCCTACAACAAAGCAGTCATTCCTCCTCCCTCGAGGCGTGTCCTATGCCGTGGTCGAGTATGGTTTTGCATACTCTGCAGCTTCCTTGGTGTGTAAAGTGATTGCACAGCACAATGTTTTCCACTCGCCACCACGCCTACAAATCGACTACGGTCTTGACGTGCTCACTGTTGGAGTCGATGAGTCCTGGAGGAAGGTCGAGGATGTTTACCACCTCCCCGACTATGTCAAGCGATTTTTCTTCAACAAGGCTCCCTTGACTAGTGAAGGTTTCTTGCATTGGGGAAGGGGGAGATACTGCGCGACGTTCGATGTGGAGACGGAGAACATTACACTGAGTGAAGTCCCTCTTCCTCATCAAGCTTACCTTGAACGCGACTATTTTTATCTGTCAACTGGGAGGTGTCTGTCGCTCCTGGTTGCGTGTGGGGATCTGTCGTGGGAGGTTTGGGAGATGAAGTCAGAGACAGGCGAGTGGAGGAAGGCACTGCCCAACGTCGAGTTGGGAGCTGAGAAATGCAGGATTCAACAGTTTTCTGATCGAGCTCTTGAGCCACTTGGTTGGGTTAAATATCCACAGGTATTGGCGTTATATTTTGGAGCTTATTATTCTGAAAAGCAATGCCGGCATTGCATTTTCTACAATCTTGATACGCATCAACTCGACTCCATAGAACTACCACATTCCTATAGTAGAGATTATGATGCTTTTCCGCATAAGAATAATCTGATATGGCTAAGTTAA